From a single Deltaproteobacteria bacterium genomic region:
- a CDS encoding ABC transporter substrate-binding protein has protein sequence MRKLCALLAGLLMLAAPALAEDTIRIGAFFDLSGRAAFIGTPTKLVAEMIVDKLNAEGGIDGKKLELLVADTESDPAKAATIVNKFIHKDAVTAIIGPTLTDEGMSVKKFVHAGKTPIVMTVGGDPVIMGGKFGPYDWVFKSPQRSKTAVERLFMYLKDKGLTKIALLSADDGFGKDGMRWMEELGPKYGIEMLITESFGARDTDMTAQLTKAKNTAPQALVVWTTGPAGAIVAKNRAQLGIELPLFQCHGLPDPKYIELAGPASEGDRMPATKLMVADALPDSDPQKPVIREFITLYTDKGYDKQFPINTHSGYAWDAIMLVANAIKKAGTEPEALRAAIEGTSNYVGVSGTYNLTAEDHNGLDVDSMVMVQVKDGKFVMAE, from the coding sequence ATGCGGAAACTGTGCGCCTTGCTGGCCGGCCTGCTCATGCTGGCCGCCCCGGCCCTGGCCGAGGACACCATCAGGATCGGAGCCTTTTTCGATCTGTCCGGCCGGGCCGCCTTCATTGGCACCCCGACCAAGCTGGTGGCCGAAATGATCGTGGACAAACTCAACGCCGAGGGCGGCATCGACGGCAAAAAGCTGGAACTGCTCGTGGCCGACACGGAAAGCGATCCCGCCAAGGCCGCGACCATCGTCAACAAATTCATTCACAAGGACGCGGTCACGGCCATCATCGGCCCGACCCTGACCGATGAAGGCATGAGCGTGAAGAAATTCGTGCACGCGGGCAAAACGCCCATCGTCATGACCGTGGGCGGCGACCCGGTGATCATGGGCGGAAAATTCGGCCCGTACGACTGGGTCTTCAAATCTCCCCAGCGGTCCAAGACGGCCGTGGAACGCCTGTTCATGTACCTCAAGGACAAGGGCCTGACCAAGATCGCCCTGCTTTCGGCCGATGACGGCTTCGGCAAGGACGGCATGCGCTGGATGGAAGAACTGGGACCGAAATACGGCATCGAAATGCTGATCACGGAATCCTTCGGGGCCCGCGACACGGACATGACCGCCCAGTTGACCAAGGCCAAGAACACCGCGCCCCAGGCCCTGGTGGTCTGGACCACGGGTCCGGCCGGAGCCATCGTGGCCAAGAACAGGGCCCAGCTTGGCATCGAGCTGCCCCTGTTCCAATGTCATGGTCTGCCCGACCCCAAGTACATCGAACTCGCCGGCCCGGCCAGCGAAGGCGACCGCATGCCCGCCACCAAGCTCATGGTGGCCGATGCCCTGCCCGATTCCGATCCGCAAAAACCGGTCATTCGCGAATTCATCACGCTCTACACGGACAAGGGTTACGACAAACAGTTCCCCATCAACACCCATTCCGGCTATGCCTGGGACGCGATCATGCTCGTGGCCAACGCCATCAAAAAAGCCGGCACCGAGCCCGAGGCCCTACGCGCGGCCATTGAAGGCACCTCGAACTATGTCGGCGTCTCGGGCACCTACAACCTAACCGCCGAGGATCACAACGGCCTGGATGTGGATTCCATGGTCATGGTCCAGGTCAAGGACGGAAAATTCGTCATGGCTGAATGA
- a CDS encoding ATP-binding cassette domain-containing protein — MLTITNLTAHYGAAQALFGIDLRIAAGETVALVGANGAGKSTLLKCLMGLVRPTGGKISLDGRIVTSASPAKMVRLGLALSPEGREVFPNLPVLDNLRLGAIPLKLSPAETAHRLEEVFARFPKLKMRRAQLAGTLSGGEQQMLAMGRALMAHPRILLLDEPSLGLAPLVTDEIFAIIHQLARAGSTILIVEQNAARALSASDTAYLLAHGRIVEHGASRDLLNDPALRAAFLGAASQENPAASRLGAAGLTNIRLEKPTMHTNFMPSFASMEDLRAHQLEGLAWTVRHAYEGCPAYRAKFDALGLTPDSIQSLDDLARLPFTTTEDLRDGYPFPLKSVPFEHIVRVHASSGTTGKRKVLCYTQKDLDDWTDMFARCYQTAGVTPLDRVQIAVGYGVWTAGMGFQLGCEKVGALAVPVGPGNIDMQIQFLLDFQSTVFCSTASMALLMAEEIHKRGIADKIAVRKIIYGSERSSRSMRKKISELFGGAELFDITGLTELYGPGAGIECPDHDCIHYWADYYLLEILDPETLKPVPDGEWGEMVVTTLRKEGAPLIRYRTRDITRLLPGPCSCGSIMPRHSRIKGRSDDTIKFRGVNIYPSSIDTILSAVPGLGSEYQIHLTRDEAGRDHMRLVVERAENVSEKRGPELVHECAHQIKKQLLVSADIELVDYAGLPRSERKSQRVFDTRIQDEIV, encoded by the coding sequence ATGCTGACCATCACCAACCTCACGGCGCATTACGGCGCGGCCCAGGCATTGTTCGGCATCGACCTGCGTATCGCCGCCGGGGAAACCGTGGCCCTGGTCGGGGCCAACGGCGCGGGCAAAAGCACCCTGCTCAAATGTCTGATGGGTCTGGTCAGGCCCACGGGCGGGAAAATCAGCCTGGACGGCCGGATCGTGACCAGCGCATCCCCGGCCAAGATGGTCCGCCTGGGCCTGGCCCTGTCTCCGGAAGGGCGCGAGGTGTTCCCCAACTTGCCGGTCCTGGACAATCTGCGCCTGGGCGCCATTCCGCTCAAACTATCCCCGGCCGAGACTGCCCACCGGCTGGAGGAAGTCTTTGCCCGCTTCCCCAAGCTCAAGATGCGCCGGGCCCAGCTCGCCGGCACGCTGTCCGGGGGAGAGCAGCAAATGCTGGCCATGGGCCGGGCCCTCATGGCCCACCCCCGGATCTTGCTCCTGGACGAGCCCAGCCTGGGTCTGGCGCCGCTCGTCACCGATGAAATTTTCGCCATCATCCACCAACTGGCCCGGGCCGGCTCGACCATCCTCATTGTCGAGCAAAACGCGGCCAGGGCCTTGTCCGCCTCGGACACGGCCTATCTGCTGGCGCACGGCCGCATCGTCGAGCACGGAGCCAGCCGCGACCTCTTGAACGACCCGGCCCTGCGCGCCGCCTTCCTCGGCGCGGCCAGCCAGGAAAATCCCGCCGCCAGCCGCCTGGGCGCGGCCGGCCTGACCAACATCCGCTTGGAGAAACCCACGATGCACACCAATTTCATGCCCTCATTCGCCTCCATGGAAGACCTGCGCGCCCATCAGCTCGAAGGCCTCGCATGGACCGTCCGCCACGCCTACGAGGGATGCCCAGCCTACCGGGCCAAGTTCGACGCCCTGGGCCTGACCCCGGACAGCATCCAAAGCCTCGACGATCTGGCCCGGCTGCCCTTCACCACCACCGAGGATCTGCGCGACGGCTATCCCTTTCCGCTCAAGAGCGTGCCCTTCGAGCACATCGTGCGCGTCCACGCCAGTTCCGGCACCACCGGCAAACGCAAGGTCCTGTGCTATACCCAAAAAGACCTGGATGACTGGACCGATATGTTCGCCCGATGCTACCAGACGGCCGGGGTCACGCCCCTGGACCGGGTCCAGATCGCCGTGGGCTACGGCGTGTGGACGGCCGGCATGGGCTTCCAGCTCGGGTGCGAAAAGGTCGGAGCCCTGGCCGTGCCCGTGGGGCCGGGCAACATCGACATGCAGATCCAGTTTCTGCTCGACTTCCAGTCCACGGTATTCTGCTCCACGGCGTCCATGGCCCTGCTCATGGCCGAGGAAATCCACAAACGCGGCATCGCCGACAAAATCGCCGTGCGCAAAATCATTTACGGCTCGGAACGTTCCAGCCGGTCCATGCGCAAAAAAATCTCCGAACTGTTCGGCGGGGCCGAACTTTTCGACATCACCGGCCTGACCGAACTCTACGGACCCGGCGCGGGCATCGAATGCCCGGACCATGACTGCATCCACTACTGGGCCGACTATTACCTGCTGGAAATCCTCGATCCGGAAACCCTGAAGCCCGTGCCGGACGGTGAATGGGGAGAAATGGTCGTGACCACCCTGCGCAAGGAAGGGGCGCCACTGATCCGCTACCGCACCCGCGACATCACCCGACTTCTGCCCGGTCCGTGCAGCTGCGGCAGCATCATGCCCCGGCATTCGCGCATCAAGGGCCGAAGCGACGACACCATCAAATTTCGCGGCGTGAACATCTACCCCAGCTCCATCGACACCATTCTGTCCGCCGTGCCGGGACTGGGTTCGGAATACCAAATCCACCTGACCAGGGACGAGGCCGGCCGGGATCATATGCGTCTGGTGGTGGAACGGGCCGAAAACGTGAGCGAAAAACGCGGTCCCGAACTCGTTCACGAATGCGCCCACCAGATCAAGAAACAACTTTTGGTTTCGGCGGACATCGAGCTGGTGGACTACGCCGGCCTGCCGCGCTCGGAGCGCAAGAGCCAGCGAGTCTTCGATACACGTATTCAGGACGAAATCGTCTAA
- a CDS encoding ABC transporter ATP-binding protein: protein MLRLEQVHKNFGGLPALNNVTMVAAKGLVTALIGPNGAGKSTLINCMTGVLAPTSGAIHFLGQDIAGLPAHRVTRMGIHRTFQNLRLFPRLSVLENVLTGLTLEAGSSMVMAMLRLPYLRHRERALRLRALDALDHYGLADKADWPAGILAYGDKKRVELARATVGQPKLLLLDEPVAGLNAEETAAVGEQLRLLKRDGHTIVLVEHDMDLVMSIADHVVVLDSGACIATGTPDEIRRNPLVLEAYLGRMEATA, encoded by the coding sequence ATGCTTCGTCTTGAACAGGTGCACAAAAATTTCGGCGGTCTGCCCGCCCTGAACAACGTGACCATGGTCGCCGCCAAGGGCTTGGTCACGGCCCTGATCGGCCCCAACGGCGCCGGCAAGAGCACCCTCATCAATTGCATGACCGGCGTCTTGGCCCCGACCAGCGGCGCCATCCACTTTCTCGGTCAGGACATCGCCGGACTGCCCGCCCACCGCGTGACACGGATGGGCATCCACCGCACCTTTCAAAACCTGCGCCTGTTCCCGCGCCTTTCCGTTCTGGAGAATGTCCTGACCGGCCTGACCCTGGAAGCCGGATCATCCATGGTCATGGCCATGCTCCGCCTGCCCTATCTGCGTCACCGCGAACGGGCCTTGCGCCTGCGCGCCCTGGACGCCCTGGACCACTATGGTCTGGCCGACAAGGCCGACTGGCCGGCCGGAATCCTGGCCTATGGCGACAAAAAACGGGTCGAATTGGCCAGGGCCACGGTCGGGCAGCCCAAACTGCTCCTGCTCGACGAGCCCGTGGCCGGCCTCAACGCCGAGGAAACGGCCGCCGTGGGCGAGCAGCTCCGGCTCTTGAAACGCGACGGGCACACCATCGTGCTCGTGGAGCACGACATGGACCTGGTCATGAGCATCGCCGACCATGTGGTGGTTCTGGACAGCGGGGCGTGCATCGCCACGGGAACTCCCGATGAAATCCGGCGCAACCCGCTAGTGCTCGAAGCCTATCTCGGACGCATGGAGGCAACGGCCTGA